The DNA segment CGTGGGTGACGAGCAGCCGTTCAAAAATTTCCATCTCAAGGTGGAGGTCAAAACGGACCCGGTGTCCAACGGCGGCATTTATTTCCACACCAAGTATCAGGAAAAGGGCTGGCCGCGGGGCGGGTTTGAATGTCAGGTCAACAACACGCACGGGGACTGGAAGAAAACGGGCAGCCTCTACGACGCGGTCAACGTCTCGCAATCCCTGGCCCGCGACAACCAATGGTGGACGCAGGAAATCATCGTCGAAGGCAGCAAAGTCACGGTGAAGGTGGATGGCCAGATCGTGCTGGAATATAACGAGCCGCCCGGCGCGCAGCCGGGCAAGGATTTCGAGCGCAAACTGTCACAGGGCACGTTTGCCTTGCAGGCGCACGATCCCAAGAGCGTGGTGCGCTACCGGAACATCCGCGTCAAACGGCTGTAATTTTCTCCCGGTCGCGGCTTCACGGGCTGAAGGGGGTGCGGGGTTGGATTTGGCAACGCGCGAATCGGCCCTATAATTCCGTAGTCATGCTGGCAACGTCAGAGATCATTCAAGCCGCCGCGCAAACCAACCGGATCAACCGCCTCTGGCCGCGGTGGCGCGAAGTGCCGTTGTATCACGCGACCCTGACGACACCGCATCCGACGCTGCCCGAGTTACCGATCATCACCAAGCGCGAGATGCGCGCGGGCTTCCCCAAAAACTTTCTGCCCGAGCGGCTTTCCCTGGACGACCTGGTTTCCCGGCGCGTGGTGGAACTGGAGTACACCTCGGGCACTTCCGAGGAGCGATTGCCGGTCATCATGCCGTTGGGGTGGTGGAACGAACAGGAAGCGCGGGCGTTGCGGTTGAATCACTTCGTGGCCCGGGTGCTGGAGCAACAGCCCCACGCGCGCCGCGCCACGTTGACGCCGCCCGCCTGCAACGGGCTTACCTGTCCGACGGTCTGGGCTTCTCCGGCGGAACGCACGCTGGGCAACACGCTTTATCTGAACCTCGCGCGGATTCCCTTCACGCTGGATGAAACGGAGCTGCAACGCATGGCGCAGGAGGCGCTGGATTGGCAGCCGCAATTTCTGGATTTGGACCCGGTGCATGGGCTGTGGTTCGCCTTGTTCTGCGAGCGGGCCGGCCTCCGGTTGCTCTCGGTTCAATTCATCCTCTGCAGTTATGAATTCGTCAGCGTCGTACACCGGCGGATTTTGCAGCGGGTCTTTGGCGTGCCGGTGTTCAATCTGTATGGCTCGACGGAGACGGGCCATCTGTTGATGGAAGACGAGTCCGGCGCGATGAAACCCAGCTACGAAACGGCGTTCCTCGAGGTGATGGAACCCGATGCGTCCGGGATCGGTCCGCTGCTGGTCACGACGCTGTCCAACGATTACATGCCGCTGCTGCGCTATCGCATCGGCGACCTGGTGCGGCGGCACGAACGGGCTTACGGCACGGATTACACGGTGCACGGGCGGATTCGGGACGCGCTCACGGCGGCGGACGGGCGGCGCGTCACGACGTGGCAGGTGGATCAATGCCTGCGCGACGTCGGGGGGCTGGCGCATTACCAACTGCGCCAGACGGACGCGGCTCAATTTGACCTGCGCTATATTGCGGACGCTCAAGGACCGTCAGCGGCGGATCAAGCCACCATTGCCACCCGTTTGAAAGCCCTGCTGGGCGTGCCGGTCAAAATGACCGCCGTCCCGCTCTTACTACCCGAAGCCTCCGGCAAATTCCGCCTCACCCATCGGGTCACGACTCCAGATCACGCCACTATGGGCGAGACCACCGAAACGCTGCACAAGAAACAGGGCTGCAAAGAAGAAGCAAACGGCGGCACTGGTAGCGTCGCTCCATGAGCGACGCCATCTGACGATGAATTTAGCGGCGGTCACAGACCGCCGCTACAAGACTGCTACAATCAAGTCGCTCCGGGCAACCGGGGTGGCTTTTCCGTTGTTGGCAAAAAATTCGGATGGAAGTATCATTTCCGCATGAATGGCTATGCCGCAACTTTGGAAGCTCTGTCCGCCTTGCCGTTGGACGAGCAGGAATCGGTCGTTGCCGTCGTGCAGCATCGTCTCGCGGAACAACGCCGGGCGGAGTTGATTGCCACGGTTAAGCAGGCCCGCAAGGAATTCGCCGCCGGCAAAGGCAAATCTGCTTCCGTTGCCGCCATCATGCGGCAGGTCAAACCGTGAAACACCAGTTGCTGACCAGTCCGGCGTTTTTGCGTTCCGCCAAGCGATACCTCAAGAAACACCCGGCTGCCGCGACTGAACTGGAAACGCTGCTCGAATGTCTGACCGCCGATCCGTTTGCGCCCGCGCTTCGCACACACAAACTCAAAGGCGCGCTGGCTGGTTCCTGGGCTTCCAGCGGCGGATATGATTTGCGCGTGGTTTTTCATCTGACCAAACATCGCGGTCACGCCGCGATTGCGCTCGAAGCCGTTGGCGCGCACGACGAAGTTTATTGATAAATTTATTGATGTAGCGTCGCTCTATGAGCGACGGAAATTTAGCGGCGGTCACAGACCGCCGCTACAAGGCCGCTACAATCAAGCCGCTCCGAGCAACCGGGGCGGCTTGGCATTTTCCGTGGCGATGCTGGACACCCTCTCTCGCTTTTGGAAGACTGCGCGGGCGTGAAACAATCAATCGTCACCGTGGATATGGAAGGCGTGTTGACGCCGGAAAGCTGGATCGCCGGCGCCGAGAACATCGGCATTCCGAAATTATCTCACGCCCGGCACCGGCCATGGGCGAAAGGCGGGGACGAACCGACCAGGGCGTCTAACGTTCCGGTGACTCGCACCTGGGCATAACTGGATTGATGAGCCTATCGAACCACTTTCAAGCAAATGGAGTTTTGCTCCCGTTCCCATTATTTTCCATGTCTCCGCGTGAAACTCCCAACGGCTTGAACGCCGCCAACCGATGACCGCAGCGCCACCAGTCAGTACCGAGCGCGTGCCTTTGGTGCGCCTGACCGGCATCTCGAAGCGCTTCGGTCCGGTGCGCGTGCTGCATCAGGTACAATTGGAGGTGGCGGCGGGCGAAGTTCACGTGCTGGCGGGTGAAAATGGAGCGGGCAAAAGCACCTTGATAAAAATTCTCGCGGGCATTCACACCGATTTCGAAGGCCGCATCGAATACGCGGGTCGAGCCGCCCGGCCCCGCTCGCCGTTGGAAGCCAACGCGCTCGGCGTGGCGGTGATCCATCAGGAATTGTCGCTGATCGGCCCCATGAGCGTGGCGGACAACATTTTTCTCGGTCGCATGCCGACGCGCAACGGTTTCGTCCGCGACGCGCGCCAGCATGAGGAAGCCCGGCACTGGGTGCGGCAACTGGGGCTGGAATTGGACGTGCGCCGGCCAGTTGAACAATTTCCCATCGCCGTCCAGCAACTCATCGAGATCGCCAAGGCGCTGAGTCAAAACGCCCGGGTGCTCGTCATGGATGAACCGACCAGCGCTTTGAACGCGCCCGAAGTCGAGAAGCTCTTTGGCCTGATCCGCACCTTGAAAGCCCGCGGCTGCGGGATCGTTTACATCACGCACAAGATGGAGGAGATCGAGCACATCGCGGATCGCATCACGGTGCTGCGCGATGGCGAATGGATCGGCACCGCTCCGGCCAAAGAGCTGCCCCCGGCGCAATTCATTCAATGGATGGTCGGTCGCGAGTTGGGGGAACAATTTCCCCGCCGCGCGCCCCAGCCGGGCGCCGAACGATTGCGGCTTGAAAATTTCAATGTTCATCCTGACGGCTTTGCCGCCAAGCCGGCGGCGGAAAACATCACGCTGGCAGTCCGGGCCGGCGAGATCCTCGGCATCGGGGGTCTGCAAGGTTCCGGCGCGAGCCAATTGTTGCTCGGTCTGTTCGGCGCGTACGGTCACTTGACCCGTGGCCGGGTGTGGTTAGAGGGCCAAGAAACCCGTTTTACAAGCCCGCGCGCCGCAATCAGCTCCGGTCTGGTTTTATTGACCAACGATCGCAAAGCCACCGGATTGGTTTTGCCGCTTTCCATTATCGCCAATGCCACGCTGGCCGGTTTGCGCGAGCTGACCCGCGCGGGTTGGCGTCACCCCGCCACCGAACGCGCCGCGGCGGAACGCACGACCGGTCAGATGAGATTGCGCGCGGCCTCGCTGGATTTGGAGGTCGGCGCGCTCTCGGGCGGCAACCAACAAAAAGTGGCCATCGCCAAATGGCTGCAAACCCAGCCCAAGGTGTTGTTGCTCGATGAACCGACGCGCGGAATTGACGTCGGCGCCAAACGCGAGATTTATCAATTGATGGATGAATGGACGGCGCAAGGCATGGCCATCATCCTGATTACGTCCGAGCTGCCCGAGTTGATGACCTTGAGCGATCGCATCGTGGTGCTGCATCGCGGCCGATTGACCGCCGCCTTCACCCGCGCCCAGGCGACCCCCGAAACCATTCTGGCGGCGGCCATGGGACACGCCGCCGTTCCGACTGCCATCCAAAAATCATGAGCGAAACCTCCCCAACCAAATCGCCTAATCCTTTCATCCAGTGCGTATCCAGCCCGGCGGGGCGCGCGTTTCTCGCGCTGTTGCTCGTGTGTCTGGTCGGCACGATCTTCAATGCTGACGGCGCGTTTTTCAAAATCGGCACGCACCGTGACGCGCTGCGCCAGGCGTCGGTGTACGGCATTCTCGCGTGCGGCTCGACGCTGGTCATCATCACGGCGGGAATTGATCTGGCGGTGGGCAGTGTGCTGGCGTTGGTGGCGGTTTGTTGTTCCAAGATGGCCATCCATTGGGGCTGGAGCGGATGGCTGGTCGTTCCCGCCTGTTTGCTGGTGGGGTGCGCGAGCGGCGGGTTGGCGGGCGTGGTGACGGCGCGACTGCGCGTGCAACCATTCATCGCCACGCTGGCCTTGATGGTGCTGGCGCGCGGCGCGGCCAAATACGCCTCCGGCGGCATGAAGGTTTCCACCGCGGTAAAGAACGCAAGCGGCGGTTACGATTACGTGGATGTGCCCGCGTTGTTTCGCCTGGTGGACACGCGGATCCTTGGCGGCCATCTCTCGGTGGTGACGGTGATTTTTCTCGTCTGCCTGGGGCTGGCGTGGCTGGCGCTGGCTAAACATAGTTGGGGGCGTTACCTGTATGCCATTGGCGGCAACGAGGAAGCTTCGCGACTCTCCGGCGTGCCGGTGGTTTGGGCTAAAATTTTTGCCTATGTCGCCTCGGGCATGTTGGCGGCCGTGGCGGGGATTTGTCAGGCCGCGCAGGAACAACAAGGCGATCCCGAAGCGGGGGTGGGCTACGAATTGATTGCCATCGCGATGGTGGTCATTGGCGGCACCAGTTTGATGGGCGGACGCGGCGGCATGGGTTTGACCTTGCTGGGCGTTCTGACTATTGGTTATCTGGACAAGATTCTTAGCATCAACGCCGTGCCGGAAGCGGGGCGATTGATGTTGACCGGCGTCATCATCGTAACGGCGGTGTTGACGCAACAACGTAAACGAACGTAAACGAACTTTGGCAAATCAAACCAACGCATGAAATCGAAAGCCCCTCGTCTGCTCACCTTACTGTCCCTCGGCTTGACCGCGATCCTATGGAGCGGTTGCTCGGACGCCTCCAAGTCCTCCAGCGACGCGGCCCCATCAGGTGGCGCGCGCACGTTCACCATCGGCATGTCGCAATGCAACCTGGGCGAACCCTGGCGCGTGCAGATGAATGAGGACATCAAAAACGCCGCCGCCAAGCACGCCAACTTAAAAGTGGTTTTCAAGGACGCGCAAAACGACACGCTGAAACAGCGCGCCCACGTCGAGGAATTTGTCAGTTCCAAGGTGGACCTGCTCATCATCAGTCCGAAGGAGGCGCAGCCGCTCACCGAACCGGTGGCCAAAGCGATGGAAGCGGGCATCCCGGTCATCGTGCTGGATCGCCGGTTGCTCGGGGACCAATACACCTGCTTCATCGGCGCGGACAACAAGAAGATCGGCAAAGCCGCGGGTGAATGGATCGTCAAGACGCTCGGCGGCCAGGGCAGCATTGTCGAGTTGATGGGCCTGCAAACCTCCACGCCGGGCCAGGATCGGCACAGCGGCTTTGTGGAAGGCATCGCTGGTTCGAATCTCAAAATCATCTTCAGCGCGGATATGAAGTGGCTTGAACCCGATGCCCGCAAAGAAATGGAATCCGCCCTGTCCCGCTTTGATAAAATTGATCTGGTCTATGCGCACAACGATCCCGGTGCGCATGGCGCCTATCTCGCCGCCAAAGCGGCCGGGCGCACGGGCATCAAGTTCGTCGGCATTGACGCGTTGCCGCAGGAAGGGGTGGCCTACGTGAGCCAGGGTATTTTGGACGCCACCTTTCAATACCCAACCGGTGGTGCGGAAGCGATTGATACCGCCCTGAAAATTCTTCAAGGCGAAACGGCACCCAAAGAAATCGTGCTCGGCACCCGGCTGTTCGACAAAGCGAATGTGACGCAAGGCGGACTGGAACTGAAGTAAATCGCACTTATGAAACAACTGGCAATCGGATGGCTTCTGACGTTCACCCTGGCGACCGCCACCGTCGCCACGACGCAACCACGCACGTTGGTCACAAGCGGTGAGTTCAAACAAATTTACAATCCCAGCGTGGGCGAGTCGTCACCCTGGTACATCAACGATCACTGCTTCATTCGCGCGCAAGACGGCAAGTGGCATTTGTTCGGCATCACGCGCGAGGAGCCGGCCAAGCCGATGGAGGAAATCACCTTCGCGCACGCCACGGCGGACACCTTGACGCAATCGCCGTGGCAGAAGTTGCCACCTGCGCTGACGGTGGCTCGCGAAGCCCCCTGGCGGGAAGTGCATTTGTGGGCGCCGCATGTGATTTTTCACAACAACCTCTATTACATGTTCTATTGCGCGGGCGGGATCAACAGCAACACGAACTATCAGATCTGTCTGGCCACCTCGCCCGATCTGAAGACTTGGACGCGCTCGCCGAAAAATCCACTGGTCGTGGACGGTTACGATGCGCGCGATCCCTATATTCTGCGCCTGTCCGACCGGTGGGTGATGTATTACACCGCCACCAGTCAACCGCAAGGCGGCAATCATATCGTGGCTTACGTAACCAGTCAGGACTTGTTGACCTGGACCAATCGCGGGGTGGCGTTCACTGATCCGGCCACGGGAACGTGGGGCGGCCCGACGGAATCTCCCTTCGTTGTTCCGCATGGTGGGGCTTATTATTTGTTTATCGGCCCGCGCGACGCCTACGACAGCACGCATGTGTTTGTGAGCAAAGACCCCTTCCATTGGAGCATTGAGAACAAAGTGGGCGACATTCCGGCGCACGCGGCGGAAGTCATTCAGGATACGGATGGCCAATGGTATGTCAGTCGTGCGGGTTGGGGTAAAGGCGGCGTTTATCTCGCTCCGCTCACCTGGCACGACACCCCTTGAACGCGTGGTTGAAAATTGCTTGCGCCCGATTGAAACGCAAAGACCTTCTCAACCGCATCCGGATTTTCTGCCAACCGGCAGCTCACTCCGTTCGCAGTAACGGAATTTACTTCAACTCCAGTTCGTCCTTGCTGGGCAACGGTGGGAACTTGCCGTGAGGTTCGGTTTGATACCAGAACGCCACTGACGCGATGTCATCCTTGAGCGGGAGGTACCGTCCCCCCGACATCCAGCCGAGCGCTTGGATGGTCACTTTCAAGTCCTGGTCGAATCGAATCGGATCGGTGATGTGCCAGCGATACAGCCCGAAGCGTTGCTGCGAATCGTAAAGGCCGTCCGGACGAATGACCTGCGGCATCCCCGCGTAGGGCCCGGTAAATTCCGTGTACCGTCGTTTGCCATCCGGTCCGCCAGTATCGAAATTGTAACTGCCACAGAAATAATCTTCCGTGCCCGTGCCGGCGATGGTCGGAAACTCCTTGTCGCCATCCAGATAGAATTTGATTTCACCCTCACCCCACCAACCGGTGCTGTGAACTTCCCACGCCAGATAAGTGCCGACGTAATGTCCCTTGCCCGTCACGCCATCAAGGATGGTGTATAGCCCGGCCTGTCGGAGCGGATCTTCCCGACGGAATTGCGCATGGAAATACGCCGCGTCATCCGGCACCGAGGTAAGCGCGTAATCAATCTGATAATAAATGGTGATTTGCGCGTCATCGAGGTTTTCAATGGTCACCCGCGCCTTTTTGCGAAACGGCATTTGCCAGTAAGAATTAAAGGCGCTGCCCGGGTTGACCCCCACCGCGAGTGAATTGATCTGGCAGTAGCGCGCCCAACCGCACGCAAAAAAATCTCCCAACGGCACCTCCACCGAAGGCTCGGGCTCGTCATCCCAATAAAACCGCAAAATCATCCAACGCGTTTTGTCCAGCGGCGCGGGGGTCAGCCAGATGTGTTGAATGCAACCCGGACCGTCAATTTCCGCCAGCGTGAAAGTTTTCTTGCCCGGAATATGAACGTAAGGCGATAGCTTCCAACCCGGCCCCAAATCGCGGGCCGCATGACGGGCCGGACCATCGGTGGACATGGCGCCCTTCCCTTTTTCGCCCGTGAAATTCTCCGGAGAGATCGAGCGCGATTTGGCATCGGACAGGCGATAGAGATTTCCGATATCGGTGCCCAGACCGTTAAACGGAGTGTCCGCAGCCCAAGTAAAGGCAGCGGCTAAAACAACGCTGAACCAGGTGATGAGAATTTTTGTTTTCATGTTTGGCAATCAAGTCAGGGTGACGAAACAACGATTTATCTTTGTGTAAAATCCCGGAGGCCGTCCAGTGATTTTTATCGCGCCACCCACCACGGTTCACGCCCATCGGGTCGGCGCTCCGAGTCGAACTACGATTTTACCGCGTACTCAGCCATGATGTCAGCGCCGCCGGGTTGAACCCGGATGCGGAAGCCCAGTTTTTTGACCAAAGCTTTCATGCCATGATTTCCGGCCAAAATCTCCGCCGTCACGCGCGACAGCTTTTCGTTCGCGGCCACCTGCAAAATCCGACGCAGCAATTCCGTACCGATTCCCTGTTGCTGCCAGCGGTCACTCACCAGCAGCGCAAACTCGGCCTCGTTCAAACCGCGATGCTTGGTCAGTCGGCCCACGCCGAGGATTTGGTTCGCCGCACCTTTGACCTTGAGTTCGGCCACGAGCGCCATCTCCCGATCGTAATCGTTGAAGCAAATCCGGACCAGGCGCTCGTGCGCAATGCGCTCGTCGAGTTTCAACTGGTTGAAGTAACGCAGATAAACGCTCTCCGGCGACAGCGTTTGATGGAACGTCACCAGCAGCGGTTCGTCCTCGGGACGGATCGGGCGGATGGTGATGGCGGTGCCGTCCTTGGTCTTCCAACGGGAAACGTAGCGCATCGGATACGGACGAATGGCGAGCTTCGGCAAATGCGCCTCCGACATTTGCGGTTCATGCAAAATGACCCGCGCATCGAGTGCCACGAGTTGATCCGCCGAGGCGAAGAGCGGATTGATGTCAATTTCCTTGATCCACCGCTGCTCGGCCACCAACTGGCTGAAGCTCACCATCAATTTTTCCAGGGCCGCCAGATTCACGGCTTTGCGACCGCGCACGCCTTTGAGCGCTTGATAAATCTTCGTTGTTTCCATCATGCGCCGCGCCAGCGTCGTGTTCAACGGCGGCAAGCCCAGCGCCTTGTCCTTGAACACCTCGACCAATTGTCCGCCCATCCCGAAAAGCAGCACCGGACCAAATTGCGGATCCACACTGCTGCCCAGGATCAGTTCATACCCCTCGCCCAACGAAATCATCGGCTGCACGGTCACCCCCTGAAAATGTTGCGCGCCCGCCTTTTTGCCGCAGGCGGATTTGATGGCCTTGAACGCGCGCCGCACTTCCGCGCCGCTGCGCAGATTCAATTGCACGCCGCCGACGTCGGTCTTGTGCGTGATGGTCCGCGAATACAGCTTGAGCACCACCGGAAACCGCAGGCGCGTGGCCAATCGCACCGCCTCGGTCTCCGTCCGCGCGATCTGGGTGGGAACGGTGGGAATTTGGTAACAATCCAGGAGCGCTTTGGATTCAGCCTCGGTGAGCGTCGTGCGCTCCGCGCGCCGGACTTTTTCAATCAAGGCGTTGGCTTGGGCACGACCGGATTCCAAGTTGCCGTCCGCCGCCGAAGGCACGGGCGTTTCGTAGAGAGCGCGAATGTTTTGCGCGTATTTGAACATCTGGGTAAAAACGCGCGCGGCGGTGTCCGGGTAAGGAAAGGTCGGGATTCCGGCGACATTCAGAATCGCCTCCCCCGCCGCCACCTCGTCGCCGCCCATCCAACTGGCCAGCACAGGTTTGCCCTCGATGTGGCCAAACGCCTTCAACTTTTCCGCCGTGCCCGTGCTGTCGGTCATGGCTTGCGGCGTCAGGATGACCAGCAATCCGTTGCTCTGCGGATCACGCCCGGTGATCTCCAGAGTTTTCGCGTACACCTCGGCGCTCGCGTCACCCAAAACGTCAATCGGGTTGTTGTGCGACCAGGCCGCCGGAAGAATTTTGTTCAGTTCCTCCACCGTGGCCTTGGAAAGGTCCGCCAATGCGCCGCCGTTGGTGATCAATGCGTCCGTCGCCAACACGCCCGGACCGCCGGCATTGGTGATCATGGTCAACCGATTTCCTTTTGGACGCGGTTGCCGTCCGATCACTTCGGACATGTAGAACAAGTCGGAAATGTTGTTCACCCGGAGCACGCCACAGCGCTTGAACGCGGCGTCCAGGACGTCGTCGCTACCAGTCAACGAACCCGTATGCGAAGCGGCGGCGCGCGCCGCTCCCTCGGTACGGCCGGGTTTGATGAGGATGATCGGCTTGCTCAAGGCAACTTCGCGGGCGGCGGATAAAAACGCCCGCGCATCGCCAATCGTTTCCATGTAAATGACAATGCTCTTGGTGTGCGGATCGTCCCCCAGGTAATAAATCAAGTCGCCCCAGCCCACATCGAGCATTGAACCCACCGAAGTGAACGTGCTGAAACCGACCTTCTCCTTCAACGACCAATCCAATACCGCGGTGCATAACGCTCCGCTCTGACTCAGAAAGCCGACGTTGCCCGGGCGCGCAATGGTGGTGGCAAACGTGGCGTTTAATCCCTGATGCGGCATCATAACGCCAAGACAGTTCGGCCCCACGATGCGCATACGGCCACCGCGCGCACAGTCCAGAATCGCCTTTTCTAACGCCACCCCTTCCGATCCGGTCTCCTTGAACCCTGCGCTGATGATGATGGCGCCGGGAATTCGCGCCTCGACGCACTCTTGAATGAGACTCGGAACCGTTTTGGCCGGAGTGCAAATAACGGCCAAATCCACCGGCTCAGGCAAGGCGCCGACGCGCGGGTAAGCTTTGACGCCGAGGACGGAATTGCGTTTCGGGTTGACCGGATAAACCGGCCCCCTGAAACCACCGCGACCGAGATTTTGAAAAATGGTGCGACCGACGCTGCCCGGATTTTCCGTCGCGCCAATCAAGGCAAGGGAACGCGGGCGGAAGATTGCATCCAACGGCAATTTTCGCGCGTGGTGAAAAATATCATGCGCGGACTCGATGGCTTGCGAGTTGTGCGAGGCGGTCGTTTCCATGACGCTCTTGTTTTAGCTAATAATAACCTAGCTGCATACGACAATTTCGGCTGACTGCGGATTGTCATTCTATCACCTTGATTTGAGGTCCGACAAATGGTCGGAATATCGGATCATTCTGAAGCTTTTACTGAAACGCCACCTCAGTATAAACTGAACCGAACGAAACAATGAGTGCCAAAACATTTACCGGACGAGCCACACCGACGGCGGACCGTTGAGAGGTTGTTGCGTATGGCCTTCACCGATTTTCCAGACCAGGCGCAGGGCGTCGAGTTGTTGCAGCGCTCGCTGCAACGGGGCCGACTGGGCCACGCCTACCTGTTCACCGGCAACCAGATTGACCCTTTGGAAGCCCTGGCCAAAACTCTGGCCAAAACTTTGAACTGCCAGAATCCGCGCAAGGTTGACGGGCAACCGGTGGATTGCTGTGACGTTTGCCTGAGCTGCAAAAAGGTGGACCAGGAAATTCACGGCGACGTGTTCTGGCTGCGCCCGGAATCCAAATCCCGCCAGATCAAAATCGAATTTATCACTCGTCGCGACGAGAGTCCGTCTCGTGTGCTTCTGGACGCCATCAACCTGAAAGCTCGCGAGAGCGAGTTCAAAATCGCCATCATTTCGGGGGCGGATCGGTTGACCGTCTCCGCCGCCAATGCCTTTCTCAAAACGCTCGAGGAACCGCCACCGAAATCCGTGATTATTTTATTATCCACGGCGCCAACCCGCGTTCTGGAGACGATTCTGTCGCGCTGTCTGCGTTTGAACTTCGGGACGGAAAACTCACGCGATTGGAGTGATGAAGTACAAACCTGGTTGGAGCGTTTCAGCGCCCTGGCCGGGCAGGAGCAGAAAAGTCTGCTGGGTAGATACCGGTTGCTCGACGTGCTGACTTCGTACCTGGCGAAAATGAGAGAGGCGGTAGATGCGGAACTGACCAGCAAATCGCCGCTGGAAAGGTATGAGGAGATCGAGAAAGACTTGCGCAAACAATGGCAGGACGAATTGAAAGCCGCCATCGAAGCCGAATACCGCCACCGGCGCGACGAGGTGCTTCTGGGGTTGCAATGGTGGCTGCGCGATATCTGGCTGCACACCTTGAAGAGTGAACCCAGAATGTTGGGCTTCCCGAAAACGACCGACACGAGCACGATCGCCGGACGGCTCACGCCCCGCGAGGCCCAAGAGAACTTGAAGGTGTTTGACCATTTACACCGTCTGCTTCACACCAACGTCCAGGAAGCTCTCGCACTGGAAGTTTGCCTGCTTAAGTTACAC comes from the Verrucomicrobiia bacterium genome and includes:
- a CDS encoding family 43 glycosylhydrolase, yielding MKQLAIGWLLTFTLATATVATTQPRTLVTSGEFKQIYNPSVGESSPWYINDHCFIRAQDGKWHLFGITREEPAKPMEEITFAHATADTLTQSPWQKLPPALTVAREAPWREVHLWAPHVIFHNNLYYMFYCAGGINSNTNYQICLATSPDLKTWTRSPKNPLVVDGYDARDPYILRLSDRWVMYYTATSQPQGGNHIVAYVTSQDLLTWTNRGVAFTDPATGTWGGPTESPFVVPHGGAYYLFIGPRDAYDSTHVFVSKDPFHWSIENKVGDIPAHAAEVIQDTDGQWYVSRAGWGKGGVYLAPLTWHDTP
- a CDS encoding DUF2961 domain-containing protein, with the protein product MKTKILITWFSVVLAAAFTWAADTPFNGLGTDIGNLYRLSDAKSRSISPENFTGEKGKGAMSTDGPARHAARDLGPGWKLSPYVHIPGKKTFTLAEIDGPGCIQHIWLTPAPLDKTRWMILRFYWDDEPEPSVEVPLGDFFACGWARYCQINSLAVGVNPGSAFNSYWQMPFRKKARVTIENLDDAQITIYYQIDYALTSVPDDAAYFHAQFRREDPLRQAGLYTILDGVTGKGHYVGTYLAWEVHSTGWWGEGEIKFYLDGDKEFPTIAGTGTEDYFCGSYNFDTGGPDGKRRYTEFTGPYAGMPQVIRPDGLYDSQQRFGLYRWHITDPIRFDQDLKVTIQALGWMSGGRYLPLKDDIASVAFWYQTEPHGKFPPLPSKDELELK
- a CDS encoding DUF1080 domain-containing protein — its product is MKWTWILSLTVVALTSGAVAQEAGFKSLMDGKTFAGWQLATENTNSFRIEDGAFVANGNACHLFYVGDEQPFKNFHLKVEVKTDPVSNGGIYFHTKYQEKGWPRGGFECQVNNTHGDWKKTGSLYDAVNVSQSLARDNQWWTQEIIVEGSKVTVKVDGQIVLEYNEPPGAQPGKDFERKLSQGTFALQAHDPKSVVRYRNIRVKRL
- a CDS encoding substrate-binding domain-containing protein — protein: MKSKAPRLLTLLSLGLTAILWSGCSDASKSSSDAAPSGGARTFTIGMSQCNLGEPWRVQMNEDIKNAAAKHANLKVVFKDAQNDTLKQRAHVEEFVSSKVDLLIISPKEAQPLTEPVAKAMEAGIPVIVLDRRLLGDQYTCFIGADNKKIGKAAGEWIVKTLGGQGSIVELMGLQTSTPGQDRHSGFVEGIAGSNLKIIFSADMKWLEPDARKEMESALSRFDKIDLVYAHNDPGAHGAYLAAKAAGRTGIKFVGIDALPQEGVAYVSQGILDATFQYPTGGAEAIDTALKILQGETAPKEIVLGTRLFDKANVTQGGLELK
- a CDS encoding sugar ABC transporter ATP-binding protein, coding for MTAAPPVSTERVPLVRLTGISKRFGPVRVLHQVQLEVAAGEVHVLAGENGAGKSTLIKILAGIHTDFEGRIEYAGRAARPRSPLEANALGVAVIHQELSLIGPMSVADNIFLGRMPTRNGFVRDARQHEEARHWVRQLGLELDVRRPVEQFPIAVQQLIEIAKALSQNARVLVMDEPTSALNAPEVEKLFGLIRTLKARGCGIVYITHKMEEIEHIADRITVLRDGEWIGTAPAKELPPAQFIQWMVGRELGEQFPRRAPQPGAERLRLENFNVHPDGFAAKPAAENITLAVRAGEILGIGGLQGSGASQLLLGLFGAYGHLTRGRVWLEGQETRFTSPRAAISSGLVLLTNDRKATGLVLPLSIIANATLAGLRELTRAGWRHPATERAAAERTTGQMRLRAASLDLEVGALSGGNQQKVAIAKWLQTQPKVLLLDEPTRGIDVGAKREIYQLMDEWTAQGMAIILITSELPELMTLSDRIVVLHRGRLTAAFTRAQATPETILAAAMGHAAVPTAIQKS
- a CDS encoding plasmid stabilization protein, with the translated sequence MKHQLLTSPAFLRSAKRYLKKHPAAATELETLLECLTADPFAPALRTHKLKGALAGSWASSGGYDLRVVFHLTKHRGHAAIALEAVGAHDEVY
- a CDS encoding ABC transporter permease; the protein is MSETSPTKSPNPFIQCVSSPAGRAFLALLLVCLVGTIFNADGAFFKIGTHRDALRQASVYGILACGSTLVIITAGIDLAVGSVLALVAVCCSKMAIHWGWSGWLVVPACLLVGCASGGLAGVVTARLRVQPFIATLALMVLARGAAKYASGGMKVSTAVKNASGGYDYVDVPALFRLVDTRILGGHLSVVTVIFLVCLGLAWLALAKHSWGRYLYAIGGNEEASRLSGVPVVWAKIFAYVASGMLAAVAGICQAAQEQQGDPEAGVGYELIAIAMVVIGGTSLMGGRGGMGLTLLGVLTIGYLDKILSINAVPEAGRLMLTGVIIVTAVLTQQRKRT